The Halichondria panicea chromosome 14, odHalPani1.1, whole genome shotgun sequence genome contains a region encoding:
- the LOC135347817 gene encoding uncharacterized protein LOC135347817 produces MAMSLDPSVELSLIQQRFPDIAVTESGALVSDFFCARKVGTRRLEGRLFLTEKAVFFVSTFSDAHDFDLYIKLSDVLLVTAFCKNIVPAVEFSLRGKDELFTNFYNLGVVVASLTGLLPGKVLENKSNGSQRKLNRMLSVPARQRRTPTPPPAYEAVIREELLVVKTPVCPFFSKCGFCPRVPLCKLQHEPMTSLKQDHTHLSASIHGNSYSLLSPSKRIHLLEKPELVEIRQTVGGNSSESTKTSSIEYSRSLSSPAKVLTFNTEESETVPKRAATDSAIDKDRGSAQTPILSKFSEEDTHEPSLVVPPSFDFAAEGQSEKGKEDDDDIVKVKGQIDDSMFVFTASNLSSPDVQLKRRNAGMTFRFPGEGVVSGTEGAKVESDENLAMLAQQLELEVDTDSLTGDLDLDSQRRLLADYGGASSDLSPGWGDVPSPPPLPKLTGTAAPFRCYKEGEVKDGGPHKRRHCLYFLAGHCVRGPDCPEYHGVIPDNYDDLEAMISEDDFSTIEIPSRLKVYPASTLGRGDINSGDKIILSPHVLLACEQQELSYPIAFRLEHPTSGSVVHAGVLEFTSSSMDHGYLPQWMVDHLGVGAGEEVEFKHVELPKGQFVRLQPVSSAWLGIQYDKRLAMMEFQLRNFQTLTEGTKVTLTYELNKYTLKVLECKPAKGISIVDADITTDVVEPADFNRYHSIEDGQAVNTSLDEPTKCSKEENTYRHFVLLSLPGQPLPPGLRVVVTSSRGDADLFLSQSCTAPTQARYTWCDQSVGESVISLSSQGGGYDVNKSLYAGVVSLCEETEFTITFHTHQTSHDSNDTTGSLLGTTTGRSTQEATPTNEPSETTPPGHGRCAYCGSVMPNLKLIMHERHCAQSTFKCPLCKVCVPKSAEKKHHYIAHEPLKCECGTQTTQVALHEHQMTDCPKKSVQCPFKWCNLSFPMDQIQNHENLCGRKKVPCPICAEEVSQLELEIHLEAFHSVDTTKINWTLPLANQTTVFKPVEPKFKCTCGAGFDFEDDYQVHQLTECKKRQDEGDVETETSLLCNDVVG; encoded by the exons ATGGCTATGTCCCTGGATCCGTCAGTAGAGCTAtcgctgattcagcaaaggTTCCCAGACATTGCCGTCACCGAGAGTGGAGCCCTCGTATCAG ACTTCTTCTGTGCTCGTAAGGTTGGAACAAGGAGGTTGGAGGGACGACTATTTCTGACTGAGAAAGCCGTGTTCTTTGTATCAACATT ctctGATGCCCACGATTTCGACCTCTATATAAAGCTTTCAGATGTTCTACTAGTGACTGCATTTTGTAAGAACATCGTACCAGCTGTAGAGTTCTCACTCAGGGGGAAGGAT gAGCTGTTCACAAACTTCTACAACCTGGGTGTGGTGGTGGCCTCCCTCACTGGTCTCCTACCCGGGAAGGTGCTGGAGAATAAGTCAAACG GTTCCCAGCGTAAACTGAATCGCATGTTGAGTGTTCCAGCGAGACAACGCCGcacccccacaccaccccctgCATACGAGGCCGTCATCAGAGAGGAGCTCCTCGTCGTTAAG ACACCAGTTTGTCCGTTCTTCTCCAAGTGTGGATTCTGTCCTCGTGTTCCTCTCTGTAAGCTGCAGCACGAACCCATGACCTCCCTCAaacaagaccacacccatcTGTCAGCAAGTATCCATGGCAACTCGTACTCCCTCCTCTCTCCGTCCAAACGAATACACCTGCTCGAAAAACCAGAGCTCGTAGAAATCCGACAAACTGTTGGCGGAAACAGTTCTGAATCAACTAAGACATCCAGTATTGAATATAGCCGAAGCTTGTCGTCTCCAGCCAAAGTGTTAACATTTAACACTGAAGAGTCTGAAACTGTCCCCAAAAGAGCAGCAACTGATTCGGCCATTGATAAAGATAGAGGTAGTGCACAGACTCCAATTTTGTCGAAATTTTCTGAAGAGGATACTCACGAACCAAGTCTTGTTGTTCCTCCATCTTTTGATTTTGCAGCCGAGGGTCAGAGTGAAAAAGGAAAAGAGGACGATGATGACATTGTAAAGGTTAAAGGTCAAATAGACGATAGCATGTTTGTTTTTACGGCTTCTAATCTTTCATCGCCGGATGTTCAGTTAAAACGGAGAAATGCCGGAATGACATTTAGGTTTCCCGGGGAGGGTGTTGTGAGTGGTACGGAGGGTGCAAAGGTCGAGAGTGACGAAAACTTGGCGATGTTGGCACAGCAACTGGAGCTCGAAGTTGACACT GACTCTCTTACTGGAGACCTTGACCTGGACTCCCAGCGCCGGCTGTTGGCCGACTATGGTGGTGCCAGTAGTGACCTTTCCCCGGGCTGGGGAGACGTGCCCTCTCCACCACCACTGCCCAAATTGACTGGAACAGCTGCACCATTCAGAT GTTACAAAGAAGGAGAAGTGAAGGACGGTGGTCCACACAAGAGACGTCACTGCCTCTACTTTTTAGCGGGGCATTGTGTGAGGGGACCTGACTGTCCCGAGTACCACGGCGTAATCCCGGACAATTATGACGACCTGGAAGCCATg ATATCGGAGGATGATTTCTCAACTATAGAGATCCCCTCCCGCCTCAAGGTGTACCCGGCCAGCACTCTGGGACGAGGAGACATCAACTCGGGGGACAAGATCATCCTCTCCCCTCACGTCCTCTTGGCATGTGAGCAGCAGGAGCTCTCCTATCCCATA GCCTTCAGATTGGAGCATCCGACGTCAGGAAGTGTGGTACATGCCGGAGTGCTGGAGTTCACTAGTTCCTCCATGGACCACGGCTATCTTCCCCAGTGGATGGTCGATCATCTAGGAGTGGGGGCGGGGGAGGAGGTGGAGTTTAAACACGTAGAGCTCCCTAAAGGACAGTTTGTCAGACTCCAGCCAGTCTCTTCAGCATGGCTG GGCATTCAGTACGACAAGAGATTGGCCATGATGGAATTCCAACTCAGAAACTTTCAG ACGCTGACGGAGGGTACAAAGGTCACTCTGACGTACGAGCTAAACAAGTACACACTGAAGGTGCTCGAATGCAAACCAGCCAAAG GTATCTCCATTGTTGATGCTGACATTACTACGGATGTGGTGGAGCCTGCCGACTTCAATAGATAC CACTCTATAGAGGATGGTCAGGCAGTGAACACTAGTCTGGATGAACCTACCAAGTGCTCGAAGGAAGAGAACACGTACAGACACTTTGTGCTG ctgtCCCTCCCcggccagcccctccctcctgGACTGAGAGTGGTGGTGACCTCCTCTCGAGGTGACGCTGATCTCTTCCTCTCTCAAAGTTGCACTGCACCCACACAGGCCAG GTACACGTGGTGTGACCAGAGTGTGGGTGAGTCAGTCATCAGTCTCTCCAGTCAGGGAGGGGGCTACGATGTCAATAAG TCACTGTACGCTGGTGTGGTGTCGCTGTGTGAGGAGACGGAGTTCACCATCACCTTCCACACCCAccagacatcacatgacagcAACG ATACCACAGGTTCTCTCTTGGGTACGACCACTGGTCGCTCAACacaggaagccacacccactaacgAGCCCtctgagaccacaccccctggtCACGGGAGGTGTGCCTATTGTGGGAGTGTCATGCCCAACCTCAAACTGATCATGCACGAGAGACACTGCGCACAGAGCACCTTCAAGTGCCCGCTATGCAA AGTGTGTGTTCCAAAGTCAGCTGAGAAGAAGCATCATTATATAGCCCACGAGCCATTGAAGTGTGAATGTGGCACACAAACCACTCAA GTTGCCCTCCATGAACATCAAATGACTGATTGCCCCAAGAAATCCGTACAGTGTCCGTTCAAGTGGTGCAATCTG TCATTCCCAATGGACCAAATTCAGAACCATGAGAATTTGTGTGGACGTAAGAAAGTGCCTTGTCCAATATGTGCTGAG GAAGTGTCCCAGTTGGAGCTTGAGATTCATTTGGAGGCTTTTCACTCAGTGGACACTACCAAGATAAACTGGACACTACCGCTGGCCAATCAG ACGACAGTTTTTAAACCAGTAGAGCCCAAGTTCAAATGCACCTGTGGAGCGGGCTTTGATTTTGAAGATGACTATCAAGTACATcag CTAACGGAGTGCAAAAAGCGGCAAGACGAAGGCGATGTTGAAACTGAAACTAGTTTACTTTGTAACGATGTTGTAGGATAG